AATCGAAATTTGAATATTATTCTAATATACATCTTAGGAACGGACTTTCTGGTAAAGAAGTGGCGGAAAAGATGTTAAGAGATAATGGAATTAACGACGTTCAGGTGATTTCAGTTCCTGGGCAATTGACAGATCACTATAATCCTGCGGATAAAACAGTGAATCTTTCAGAAGCAGTTTATATGCAGAGAAACGCTGCCGCTGCTGCTGTTGCCGCTCATGAGTGTGGGCACGCAGTTCAGCATGCTGTAGGATATTCAATGTTACAATTAAGATCAAAGCTTGTTCCGGTGGTTCAGATTAGCTCAAATTTAATGCAATTTGTTCTTATCGGAGGAATTATGATCATGGCTGCAACACGAAGTATAGATAACCCTAATGGAAATACCTTGGTTCTTGCCATTGGAGTTATCATGTTTGCCTTTACTACTCTTTTTGCATTCGTAACACTTCCGGTGGAATACGACGCGAGCAACAGAGCAATGAAATGGTTGAAAGATACCGGAACGGTAACTGCCGAAGAGTTTGTAGGGGTCCAGGATAGTTTAAAGTGGGCTGCCAGAACGTATGTTGTAGCTGCCATCGGTTCTCTAGCACAACTCCTTTACTGGGCATCATTATTGATGGGAGGAAGAAGAGATTAATCCTTAAATGCAAAAGAAACATACTGCATCTCGGACAATTTGTCTGAGATGTTTTCTTTTTGTGCCAATTTTAAAGAGGCGGTGAGAATGCAGTTTTCATTAGCGTCAAAATCAAGTACTTTAGCATCGAATTTTGAAAGTAGAGTGAAAATTGTATTCTGCTGATTAAAATTAAACT
The sequence above is a segment of the Chryseobacterium sp. MYb264 genome. Coding sequences within it:
- a CDS encoding zinc metallopeptidase; this translates as MIGYYIIIGISMLVSWWVSSRLKSKFEYYSNIHLRNGLSGKEVAEKMLRDNGINDVQVISVPGQLTDHYNPADKTVNLSEAVYMQRNAAAAAVAAHECGHAVQHAVGYSMLQLRSKLVPVVQISSNLMQFVLIGGIMIMAATRSIDNPNGNTLVLAIGVIMFAFTTLFAFVTLPVEYDASNRAMKWLKDTGTVTAEEFVGVQDSLKWAARTYVVAAIGSLAQLLYWASLLMGGRRD